A section of the Candidatus Omnitrophota bacterium genome encodes:
- a CDS encoding ABC transporter ATP-binding protein, translating to MKNSEIAISIDGLTKFYGKLRALNKIAFNVKRGDFFAFLGPNGAGKTTTINVLTGLSNYNEGDVKVFGYDVTKEYRQTRPLIGLCAQEFNFDPFLTIHRLLVYQAGYFGIPEKEAARRADELLERFQLTEKRNVKHRALSGGMKKRLLICRALIHDPEILILDEPTAGCDLELKFRIWEYLTQLNKEGKTIFLTTHYMEEAEKLCKTIGIVHHGEIVRIGEKKSVLQDRSLETVFLEVTVKDETPVYKNGSGNGH from the coding sequence ATGAAAAATTCAGAGATCGCCATTTCTATAGACGGTTTGACGAAATTTTACGGAAAACTCCGGGCGCTTAATAAGATTGCCTTTAATGTTAAGCGCGGGGATTTTTTCGCGTTTTTGGGGCCTAACGGTGCCGGAAAGACAACTACCATCAACGTTTTAACCGGGCTATCGAATTACAATGAAGGCGATGTAAAAGTTTTCGGATATGATGTCACTAAAGAATACCGTCAAACCCGCCCGCTTATTGGTTTGTGCGCTCAGGAATTTAATTTTGATCCTTTTTTGACCATTCATCGCTTATTGGTATATCAAGCCGGATATTTTGGTATTCCGGAAAAAGAAGCCGCGCGCCGCGCTGATGAACTTTTGGAACGCTTTCAATTAACGGAAAAACGTAATGTTAAACACCGCGCACTTTCCGGCGGGATGAAAAAACGGCTTTTGATTTGTCGCGCCCTTATTCATGATCCGGAAATCCTTATTCTCGATGAGCCGACCGCTGGTTGCGACTTGGAGTTAAAATTCCGCATTTGGGAATACTTGACACAACTCAACAAAGAAGGAAAAACCATTTTTTTAACGACGCATTATATGGAAGAAGCCGAAAAACTTTGCAAAACCATCGGCATTGTCCACCACGGCGAAATTGTCCGCATTGGCGAAAAGAAATCTGTTCTTCAAGACCGGTCACTGGAAACGGTATTTTTGGAAGTAACGGTCAAAGACGAAACACCTGTTTATAAGAATGGCTCCGGCAATGGCCATTAA
- a CDS encoding SUMF1/EgtB/PvdO family nonheme iron enzyme, translating into MRIRSITSLFCLWSLAFSFWAIAPAFANNLQITGFSDYSTDTSANTTTFTFNVTQDNSWRNATNHDAVWIFLKYSTDGGASWNHGSMSGSGTNPTGFNAPTGFEIKVPADEKGFFLQRTDLAAGSISASGVRVVWDYGQDGLSDTTAQAGNTTLKIFGLEMVYIPEGAFYAGDGSTNNSSFRQGSSDADPWYVESENAISVTNATANGYYYTSSGVSGENGTATTFLIPAQFPKGYQAFYLMKYELTEGQWVSFFNTLTTDQKTIRDITSSDQAGKNSDAVIRRNTVNWDSASPLKNAKTSRPDRPVSYVSWPDICAYADWAALRPITELEFEKAARGAGITAVSGEYAWGTTSGTIAVTFSTTPENGTEVFITAGPANHVGNQTFSRGDDYLGAQYAQGPARAGIFATSTSTRITSGAGYYGNMELTGNLAEPAVTVGRSQGRVFLGTHGDGALTTTTTNEGNATNLDWPGINAVNSTRGVTATPGMGYRGYDWLNAIEGFTSLRVYASYDPDSVGDVGQRFGDTVDVSFGGRLGRTAE; encoded by the coding sequence ATGAGAATTCGTTCAATCACTTCGCTTTTCTGCCTTTGGTCTTTAGCCTTTAGTTTTTGGGCTATCGCTCCTGCCTTCGCTAATAATTTACAAATCACAGGATTTTCCGACTATTCAACCGACACCAGCGCTAACACCACAACCTTTACCTTTAATGTCACGCAAGATAATAGCTGGAGAAACGCCACCAATCATGATGCGGTGTGGATCTTTCTAAAATATTCCACCGATGGTGGAGCCAGCTGGAACCATGGCAGTATGTCCGGCTCCGGCACTAATCCAACAGGCTTTAACGCGCCAACCGGATTTGAAATAAAAGTCCCCGCGGATGAAAAAGGATTTTTCTTGCAAAGAACCGATCTTGCCGCGGGAAGCATTTCCGCCTCAGGCGTTCGCGTGGTTTGGGATTACGGCCAAGACGGGCTTTCGGATACAACCGCACAAGCCGGAAACACTACCCTTAAGATCTTTGGGCTAGAAATGGTCTATATTCCTGAAGGTGCATTTTATGCGGGGGATGGAAGCACTAACAATTCTTCTTTTCGCCAGGGCAGTTCTGATGCTGACCCTTGGTATGTTGAGAGCGAAAATGCCATTAGCGTAACTAATGCAACAGCGAACGGTTATTATTACACGTCCAGCGGTGTTTCGGGTGAAAACGGAACTGCCACTACTTTTCTTATTCCCGCCCAATTTCCCAAAGGCTACCAGGCGTTTTATTTAATGAAATATGAATTGACCGAAGGCCAATGGGTCTCATTTTTTAATACGCTAACAACCGACCAGAAAACAATCCGTGATATTACCAGTTCTGATCAAGCTGGGAAAAACTCTGATGCCGTCATAAGAAGAAATACGGTGAACTGGGATTCAGCTTCGCCGCTAAAAAACGCAAAAACTTCTCGTCCTGATAGGCCGGTCAGCTATGTTTCTTGGCCGGATATTTGCGCCTATGCGGACTGGGCGGCGCTTCGCCCGATTACAGAACTTGAGTTTGAGAAAGCTGCCCGCGGTGCTGGCATAACAGCTGTTTCGGGTGAATACGCTTGGGGTACAACCTCCGGAACAATAGCTGTAACTTTTTCCACAACACCGGAAAACGGAACGGAAGTCTTTATAACAGCTGGGCCAGCAAACCATGTTGGCAATCAAACATTTAGCCGCGGCGATGATTATTTAGGCGCACAATATGCCCAAGGCCCAGCGCGTGCCGGAATCTTTGCAACCAGTACCTCTACGCGTATTACAAGCGGTGCCGGCTATTACGGAAATATGGAGCTCACTGGAAATTTGGCAGAGCCGGCGGTAACCGTCGGGCGCTCTCAGGGACGTGTTTTCCTGGGGACTCATGGAGATGGGGCTTTGACCACCACAACGACCAATGAAGGTAACGCGACGAATTTAGATTGGCCGGGAATAAATGCAGTTAATTCAACGCGCGGGGTAACGGCAACCCCGGGCATGGGATATCGCGGCTATGACTGGCTTAATGCCATCGAAGGTTTTACTTCTTTGAGAGTTTACGCCTCATATGACCCAGATAGCGTTGGCGATGTGGGGCAGCGATTTGGCGATACCGTTGATGTGAGTTTTGGCGGACGGTTAGGTCGCACGGCAGAATAA
- the dusB gene encoding tRNA dihydrouridine synthase DusB, whose amino-acid sequence MKIGHIQLDKPIALAPMEDVSDTSFRLICKRLGADLLFTEFASSEAMVRDVRKTLHKIQVTDEERPIAIQIFGGRPEAIEEATRIAEQASPDFIDINCGCWVKNFAMRGEGAGLLKDLPRFEAVVKAAVRATKLPVTVKTRLGWDSKNIVILDVAKMIEQCGAKALTVHCRTRDQGHSGNADWSWLERIKKVISIPLIGNGDIVCADDARRMFETGCDGVMIGRGAIANPFIFKQIKHFVSTGTHLAECPLSEKIELCIEHLRLSVKYRGPGDGIVSFRKHYPGYLHGFPHVAQLRAELCSIMNLDEIISRLWKFCEQNSALTPTA is encoded by the coding sequence ATGAAAATCGGACACATACAACTTGATAAACCGATTGCTCTGGCGCCCATGGAAGACGTTTCAGACACGTCGTTTCGTCTTATCTGTAAGCGCTTAGGGGCTGACTTGCTTTTTACCGAATTTGCCAGCAGCGAAGCAATGGTTCGGGATGTGCGCAAAACTCTTCACAAGATCCAAGTGACCGATGAAGAGCGTCCGATCGCGATCCAGATCTTTGGCGGCCGCCCTGAAGCCATCGAAGAAGCCACGCGAATCGCCGAGCAAGCCTCGCCGGATTTTATCGATATTAATTGCGGATGCTGGGTTAAGAATTTTGCCATGCGCGGCGAAGGAGCTGGGCTTTTAAAAGATCTGCCGCGCTTTGAAGCGGTCGTAAAAGCGGCGGTGCGCGCGACAAAACTTCCCGTTACGGTTAAAACCCGTTTGGGGTGGGATTCAAAAAATATCGTTATTCTAGATGTTGCTAAAATGATTGAGCAGTGCGGCGCCAAAGCCTTAACGGTTCATTGCCGAACCCGCGATCAAGGCCACAGCGGAAATGCCGACTGGTCTTGGTTGGAAAGGATCAAAAAAGTCATTTCAATTCCCTTGATCGGAAACGGCGATATTGTTTGCGCCGATGATGCGAGGCGAATGTTTGAAACCGGATGCGACGGTGTCATGATCGGGCGCGGTGCTATTGCCAATCCTTTTATTTTTAAGCAAATAAAACATTTTGTATCGACCGGAACGCACCTTGCCGAATGCCCTCTTTCCGAAAAAATCGAACTGTGCATTGAGCATTTACGGTTATCCGTTAAGTATAGAGGCCCAGGCGATGGGATCGTTTCTTTTAGAAAGCATTATCCCGGTTATCTTCATGGCTTTCCCCATGTGGCACAATTGCGCGCGGAGTTATGCTCCATCATGAATTTAGATGAGATCATCAGTAGGCTGTGGAAATTTTGCGAGCAAAATTCTGCTCTGACACCAACCGCATAA
- a CDS encoding anthranilate phosphoribosyltransferase — translation METIYEKKEAAIIRAIKTAGVGKKGSRPLEPELINELLDDLRENRVHPISKAAFFGALFIKGLTPEEKNLALAFAKAETLLDPALLASELAPDAPSFVQEICSLLLKGETLNKESAYRLGKFLFSDAPGDGARGLVASILRVRYETPDEYHGLWGAMQDALEKPSTENIPAGKPVVQLAEPFDGVDNSYLITPLLADFIQSLNYRVVSLVGRNSGPKFGNNLLDLAKSLQAKFLLDNQKFTDVRQDFGWYAHQADLSSAIDRWVEIRRLTIKRPFLSTLEKFLNPVKAQILITSAFHPPYAEKMITIAERAGFPAVIVMRNGLEGTLSFPLNRPVKILCSVQKCEGEYFRKEFEINPPEILGHEIKIDEKLQNPPLEENARLIRDFHQNGKTDNTLFNDRIKVSCLGLKTALDWIDQNKF, via the coding sequence ATGGAAACAATTTACGAAAAAAAAGAAGCGGCCATTATCCGCGCCATTAAAACTGCTGGTGTCGGAAAAAAAGGAAGCCGTCCGCTGGAGCCAGAACTCATTAATGAGCTTTTAGATGATCTTAGGGAAAACCGCGTTCACCCCATTTCTAAAGCCGCTTTTTTTGGAGCACTTTTCATTAAAGGGTTAACGCCGGAAGAAAAAAATCTAGCTCTTGCGTTTGCGAAAGCTGAAACGCTTTTAGACCCGGCGCTTTTAGCGTCGGAATTAGCCCCAGACGCGCCTTCCTTTGTTCAGGAAATTTGTTCCTTGCTCCTTAAAGGCGAAACACTCAATAAAGAATCCGCTTATAGACTTGGAAAATTTCTATTTTCCGATGCGCCCGGTGATGGTGCGCGCGGGCTTGTTGCCAGTATTTTGCGCGTTCGCTACGAAACTCCCGATGAGTATCACGGACTTTGGGGCGCCATGCAGGACGCATTAGAGAAACCTTCCACCGAAAATATTCCCGCCGGAAAACCGGTCGTTCAACTTGCCGAACCTTTTGACGGCGTGGATAATTCTTACCTGATCACGCCTTTATTGGCTGATTTTATTCAAAGCTTAAATTATCGCGTTGTTAGTTTAGTCGGGCGAAACAGCGGGCCAAAATTCGGCAATAACCTTCTTGATCTGGCAAAGTCACTTCAAGCAAAGTTTCTTCTTGATAATCAAAAATTCACTGATGTGCGTCAGGATTTTGGATGGTACGCTCATCAGGCGGATCTATCCAGCGCCATTGACCGATGGGTTGAAATTCGCCGTCTAACCATCAAACGTCCGTTTCTTTCCACTTTAGAAAAATTCCTCAATCCGGTCAAGGCGCAGATCCTCATCACGTCTGCTTTTCATCCGCCTTATGCCGAAAAAATGATAACCATTGCCGAACGAGCGGGTTTTCCGGCGGTTATTGTGATGCGTAATGGGCTGGAAGGGACATTAAGCTTTCCATTAAATCGTCCAGTCAAGATACTTTGCAGTGTTCAAAAATGTGAAGGGGAATATTTTCGCAAGGAATTTGAAATTAATCCTCCCGAAATATTAGGCCACGAAATAAAAATAGATGAGAAACTTCAAAATCCGCCTCTAGAAGAAAATGCCCGGCTTATTCGTGACTTTCATCAAAACGGAAAAACAGACAATACGCTTTTTAATGATCGCATCAAGGTGAGTTGTTTGGGGCTAAAAACCGCGCTTGATTGGATCGATCAAAATAAATTTTAA
- a CDS encoding ABC transporter permease, giving the protein MAIKPKVEKMVQNTVGVITLARREILRFFSVATQTIFPPIISSTLFICIFGLALGKKIDLGDMNMSYLSFIIPGLMTMHLITSSYENTCSSLFIARWHNHIQEMLLSPLSYFEMVLGLLAGGVARGCVVVLGVFMISLVFEPIPIMHPFLTIYFVMAISTIFSCLGMMAALWAEDFNMLSMWNTYFILPSVFLGGVFHPVSILPKFFQYFTAFNPMYYLVNGMRFSITGISDAPILLCSGFAFVAATASFFFTVHLFRIGYKLRT; this is encoded by the coding sequence ATGGCCATTAAACCCAAGGTTGAGAAAATGGTTCAAAACACGGTTGGTGTTATTACGCTAGCGCGTCGGGAAATTTTAAGATTTTTTTCCGTGGCGACGCAAACAATTTTTCCGCCTATCATTTCCTCGACACTTTTTATTTGCATCTTTGGCTTAGCGCTTGGAAAAAAGATCGACCTTGGTGACATGAACATGTCTTACCTGAGCTTCATCATTCCGGGCCTGATGACAATGCACCTGATCACAAGTTCCTACGAAAATACCTGCTCGTCGCTTTTTATCGCGCGCTGGCATAATCATATCCAAGAAATGCTTTTATCGCCTTTATCGTATTTTGAAATGGTTTTAGGGCTTTTGGCGGGAGGTGTGGCGCGCGGATGTGTTGTGGTGCTCGGTGTTTTTATGATCTCGCTTGTATTTGAACCCATTCCGATCATGCACCCGTTTCTGACGATTTATTTTGTTATGGCCATTTCTACGATCTTTTCTTGCTTGGGGATGATGGCGGCTTTATGGGCGGAAGATTTTAATATGCTCAGCATGTGGAATACGTATTTTATTTTACCGAGCGTTTTTTTAGGAGGGGTTTTTCATCCTGTAAGTATTTTACCGAAATTCTTTCAGTATTTTACGGCGTTTAATCCGATGTATTATTTGGTGAACGGAATGCGGTTTAGTATTACGGGGATCTCTGATGCGCCTATTCTTCTTTGCTCTGGATTTGCTTTTGTTGCCGCGACCGCTTCATTTTTCTTCACGGTCCATTTGTTCCGGATCGGATATAAGTTAAGAACCTAA
- the mtaB gene encoding tRNA (N(6)-L-threonylcarbamoyladenosine(37)-C(2))-methylthiotransferase MtaB: MMNRISFYTFGCRLNQSETATIEKTFEAKGYKVVDFKDPADIVVVNTCTVTENGDADTRRLVNKISRSNPQARIALVGCQAQMQKENLLTMPSVHWVVGNERKMELAAIIDEHKTSDQPVVITPTISRKSFTVPIAALSSHHTRANLKIQDGCDFFCSFCEIPFARGRARSRVFDDILKEANELAKAGRKEIVLTGINIGTYDFENKTILDVLDALERIEDLKRIRISSIEPTTIPFEVIKRMGKTKLCRHLHIPLQSASNKILKLMKRKYTAEEFSQFILKAHKTVSEICIGTDIIVGFPGETDELFEETLSFVRDLPISYFHVFSYSERTMNKSNQFTDKVPAKTIQKRSEALRALSSRKRQLFLKSLSGTTQNVLFEAKKNGSWPGWTDNYVRLKIKSDENLRNKLIPVKIGSAQELAGQTAW; the protein is encoded by the coding sequence ATGATGAATCGAATTTCTTTTTATACATTCGGCTGCCGACTTAATCAATCGGAAACGGCAACCATCGAAAAAACCTTTGAAGCCAAGGGGTATAAGGTCGTTGACTTTAAAGATCCCGCGGATATCGTCGTCGTTAACACGTGTACCGTTACTGAAAACGGCGATGCCGATACTCGTCGCTTGGTTAACAAAATTAGCCGTTCCAATCCTCAAGCGCGCATTGCTTTGGTTGGCTGCCAGGCGCAAATGCAAAAAGAAAATTTACTCACCATGCCAAGCGTGCACTGGGTAGTGGGAAACGAGCGGAAAATGGAATTAGCCGCGATCATTGATGAGCATAAAACATCCGATCAACCCGTCGTTATTACGCCAACCATCTCCAGAAAAAGTTTTACAGTTCCCATTGCGGCCTTAAGCTCGCATCACACACGTGCTAACCTAAAGATCCAGGACGGTTGTGATTTTTTCTGCAGTTTTTGTGAAATTCCTTTCGCGCGCGGCCGGGCGCGCAGCCGTGTTTTTGATGATATTTTAAAAGAAGCCAACGAGCTGGCCAAAGCGGGGCGCAAAGAAATTGTTTTAACCGGAATTAATATCGGAACATACGATTTCGAAAATAAAACGATCCTTGATGTGCTAGACGCACTTGAGAGAATTGAAGATCTTAAACGCATTCGAATTTCCTCCATTGAGCCAACAACTATTCCTTTTGAAGTTATCAAGCGGATGGGAAAAACCAAGCTCTGCCGGCATCTTCATATTCCGTTGCAAAGCGCCAGCAATAAGATCTTAAAATTGATGAAACGAAAATACACTGCGGAAGAATTTTCGCAGTTTATTCTTAAGGCGCACAAAACTGTTTCCGAAATCTGCATCGGGACCGATATTATCGTCGGATTTCCCGGTGAAACAGATGAGCTTTTTGAAGAAACATTGAGTTTTGTGCGTGATCTGCCCATTTCCTATTTTCATGTTTTCAGCTATTCCGAGCGCACCATGAACAAAAGCAATCAGTTCACCGATAAGGTTCCGGCGAAAACAATTCAAAAAAGAAGCGAGGCTTTGCGCGCCCTAAGTAGTCGCAAACGCCAACTTTTCCTAAAAAGTTTATCCGGAACAACTCAAAACGTTCTCTTCGAAGCTAAGAAAAACGGATCTTGGCCCGGCTGGACGGATAATTATGTGCGCTTAAAAATTAAATCTGATGAGAATCTACGCAATAAGCTCATTCCAGTAAAGATTGGATCGGCGCAAGAACTTGCAGGGCAAACAGCTTGGTAA
- a CDS encoding dihydrolipoyl dehydrogenase encodes MKKFDVIVIGSGGGAKITSPAARLGLKVAVIEKDALGGTCLNRGCIPSKMLIHPADVAVSIKEASKFDIHIDSRFEVNFSNLIERISATVDHDAQSIEAGYEKNPNITFYRGCAKFVSDKVISINGEEMTADKIFIAVGARPHIPNIPGIESVPFMTSTEALRNKELPKKMIVLGGGYIAVELGHAYGALGTEVHFLVRSKLLRKEDGQVSDEFNKVFSTIYHVHLGAVPTKITHQGSVFTVFYRDNSGEKQIQADALLVATGVIPNTDTLDLRNTNIKTKSGGFIETDGFLKTSVDGVYALGDCIGNYLFRHSVNWEGEYLFEEVFGKRTGKPLDYGPVPHAVFSHPQVAGVGKTEEELKAEGVDYVVGLNHYKNSAMGMALLSDHGFVKILIERKTRKILGAHIIGPEASNMIHMVIALIYKHGTLDDLLSMIYIHPALPEIVRNAARKAKAAL; translated from the coding sequence ATGAAAAAATTTGATGTGATCGTTATTGGCTCCGGTGGCGGTGCTAAGATTACCTCTCCGGCCGCGCGCCTTGGGCTTAAAGTTGCCGTTATCGAAAAAGACGCGCTCGGCGGAACTTGCCTTAACCGCGGATGTATTCCTTCCAAAATGCTGATTCACCCTGCCGATGTCGCGGTTTCTATTAAAGAAGCGTCTAAATTTGATATTCATATCGATTCTCGTTTTGAAGTCAACTTTTCCAACTTGATCGAGCGAATTTCAGCAACGGTCGATCACGACGCGCAAAGCATCGAAGCCGGTTACGAAAAAAATCCCAACATCACTTTTTATCGAGGTTGCGCAAAATTTGTTTCGGATAAAGTTATTTCCATTAATGGTGAAGAAATGACAGCGGATAAAATTTTTATCGCGGTTGGCGCGCGTCCGCATATTCCCAATATTCCTGGGATAGAAAGCGTTCCGTTTATGACCAGCACCGAAGCGCTTCGTAACAAAGAACTCCCAAAAAAGATGATCGTTTTAGGCGGCGGATATATCGCTGTTGAGCTCGGCCACGCCTATGGCGCCCTCGGAACGGAAGTTCATTTTTTGGTGCGCAGTAAACTTTTGCGCAAAGAAGACGGGCAAGTTTCGGATGAATTCAATAAAGTTTTCTCCACGATTTATCATGTTCATTTAGGTGCCGTTCCGACAAAGATCACTCATCAAGGAAGCGTCTTTACTGTTTTTTATCGTGACAATTCCGGCGAAAAACAAATTCAGGCTGATGCCCTTTTGGTTGCAACAGGCGTTATTCCAAACACTGATACTCTCGATTTAAGAAACACAAATATAAAAACAAAATCCGGTGGATTTATTGAAACCGACGGATTTCTAAAAACATCGGTTGATGGTGTTTATGCCTTGGGCGATTGCATCGGTAACTATCTTTTTCGCCACAGTGTAAACTGGGAAGGCGAATATTTATTTGAAGAGGTTTTTGGTAAAAGAACCGGGAAACCGCTAGATTACGGCCCCGTTCCTCACGCTGTATTCAGTCATCCGCAAGTTGCCGGCGTGGGAAAAACCGAAGAAGAACTTAAGGCTGAAGGTGTTGACTATGTCGTCGGATTGAATCATTATAAAAATAGCGCGATGGGCATGGCGCTTTTATCCGATCACGGGTTTGTTAAGATCCTCATTGAACGAAAAACAAGAAAAATCCTGGGAGCGCATATCATCGGCCCGGAAGCATCCAACATGATCCATATGGTCATTGCGCTCATATATAAACACGGCACACTTGATGATCTACTGAGTATGATCTATATCCACCCTGCCTTACCGGAAATTGTCCGCAATGCCGCACGCAAAGCCAAAGCGGCGCTTTAG